In Planctomycetota bacterium, the genomic stretch GGCCCCCGTGGGCGCCTTCGAGCCCAACCCCTGGGGCCTGCACGACATGGCGGGCAATGTGTGGGAGTGGACGAGTTCGGCCTACCGGCCCTGCCCGCCAGACAAGTCGGACAAATCCGACGTGTCCGCCCCGTCCGACGCCGCGTCGGCCGCCACCCGTTTCGCTGTGCGCGGCGGCTCGTGGTACTGCCGGCCCCAGCAGGCCCGCTCGGCTTACCGCCTGAGCTATCCCGCCTGGCAGCGCGTCTACGACGTCGGCTTCCGCGTCGTCTGCGCCGACGCGCCCCGGCAGGCGAAGCGATGAGAGGAGTTCGCCCCTGTGAGCGTCATGAGGGCCATCGGCCACACGCCGCTGGTGGAACTGACGAATCTGAACGGCAAGCGCCCGAACGTGCGCATCCTGGCGAAGCTCGAGGGCAACAACCCCGGCGGCTCGGTGAAGGACCGGCCTGCCTACTTCATGATCAAGGCTGCCGAGGAGTCGGGCGAGCTGACGCGCGACAAGACGATCCTCGAGCCGACCTCGGGCAACACGGGGATCGCGCTGGCGATGATCGGGGCCGCCAAGGGCTATCGCGTGAAGCTGTGCATGCCCGAGTGCGTGAGCACCGAACGCCAGCACGTGCTCCAGGCCTTCGGGGCCGAGGTGGTGCTCACGTGCGCCCGCGAGCGCACCGACGGCGCCATCCGCCTCGCCCACCGCCTGCTCGCCGAGGACCCCGGCCGCTACTACATGCCCAACCAGTTCGACAACCCGTGGAACATCCGCGCCCACTACGAGACCACCGGCCCCGAAATCCTCGAGCAGACGCGCGGCGAGGTGGACGTGGTGGTCGCGGGCATGGGCACCACGGGCACGCTGATGGGCATCAGCCAGTTCCTGCGCGAGAAGAAGCCGTCGGCCCGCGTCGTGGGCGTCGAGCCGCCCGAGGGCCATTGCATCCAGGGCCTCAAGAACATGAACGAGGCCATCCGCCCGAAGATCTACGACGCCGGAATGCTGCACGAGGTGGTGTCGGTGGACGACGGCGAGGCCTATGAGACCACGCGCCTGCTGGCCACGCGAGAGGGCATCTTCGCAGGAATGTCCAGCGGCGCGGCCGTGGCGGCGGCGCTCAACCTGGCCAAGACAATGAAGTCGGGCACCATCGTGGCGATCCTGCCCGACCGGGGCGACCGCTACCTCAGCACCACGCTCTTCCGCTCAATCTGCGCCAAGTGCCCGCCGTGAGCAGAGCCATTGGATGAAGGGATGTCTGGATGGGTGGATGGGCGGCAGGCAAGAGATTCTGACAGCCATCCATTCCTCCCACCATCCCTTCCTCCATTCATCCTCCCGCAAGCCGCAGCAGGCGTTCGAGTGCGGCCGGCTCCAGCCGGTAGCGGCTGCCGCGGCCGCCGTAGAAGCCGTGCGCGCCGGCCAGGTGAATGCCGAGGGCCGAGAGGAGCAGGGTCTCGCCCGTGGCCGTGTCGGTGAGTTCCACTTCGCCCTTGGGAAACAGGCCGCAGCCGCCCCAGGGGCACGGGATGCGGCCCATGGCCTCGCGGTGGATGGCGACGAGCCGGTCGCCGAGGTGCACGGGTGTGCCGAGGCCGGCGCGGGCCTTGTCGAAGACCTCGTGCAGACGCGCCCCGACCTCCTCGCGCGTGAGGCCCAGGGCCGCGACGGCCGAGCGGTCGGCGTCGAGCACCTCCTCCAGCGGCCGGGGGTCGGGGCCGAGGAAGCCGTCGCGCGAGAGGACGCCGGATTTCATCCGGTCGAGGACGCGCTGGAGCCTGGGGTCGTGTTTCATTGTGGGCTCACCCCTGACACGTGATGCGTGATCCGTGAGAAGACCAGGGCACAGGGGACGACCGTCCCGGTTTCTCACGCAGCACGCCTCACGGATCACGTGAACTTGTCGTAGAAGATGCGGTCTTCGGGGATTCCTTTGGCCTTGAGCACTTTGACGGAGGCGTCAATCATGCCGCTCGAGCCGCACAGGTAGCCCTCCTTGCCCGCGCCGTCCTTCAGGTGGCGCTCGACCACCTGAGTGATCAGCCCCTTCTCGCCCGACCAGCCGTCGTTCTCGGCGCCCGAGAGGGCGGGCACGAAGCGGAAGCGGGGCAGCGCCTTCTCGAGGTCGCGGAACTCGTCGGTGAGGAACAGGTCGCGCTGCGCCACGGCGCCGAAGAAGTAGGTGCAGGGGCGCTGGATGCCGTGCTCGCGCATGTGGCGGGCCATGCTCCAGAAGGGCGCCATGCCCGAGCCGCCGGCGATCCACACCATCTCGGCGTCGCTGTCGGTGAGGCGGAACTCGCCGTAGGGGCCGTTGAGCCGCACCTCGTCGCCCTCCTTGAGCCTCGTGAAGACCCAGGTGGTGCAGATGCCGTTGGGCACGCGGCGGATGATCAGCTCGATGTGCCCCTGGTCGCTCGGGGGGCTGGAGATGCTGTAGGCGCGGTAGACGGGCTCGGGGTTGTCGCCGTAGGCGGGCGCCTCGAGCTGCACGTACTGGCCGGGCCTGAACTCGATGGCGGCCGGCTCGACGAGGCGGATGCGCAGCTCCTTGATGTCATGCGTCAGGTCCCGGATCCGCTCGACGACGCCGGTGAACTGCTTGACGAGGAAGAGGTGCTCGGGGATGCGGATGGCGAGGTCGTTGCGCACCTTCACCTGGCAACTGATGCGGACGCTGTGCTTGAGCTCCTCGGGCGTGAGCAGCGTGAGTTCGGTGGGCGCCACGGGCGGCGCGCCGTCGGTGATCGTCACCTTGCAGTAGGCGCATGTGCCGCGCCCGCCGCAGGCCGAGGGGATGAAGATCTGCTGCTGCATCAGCGTGGCCAGCAGCGGCTTGCCGCCCTGGACCTCGAGCTTCCTGGCCCCCTGGTTGATGTCTATCGTGCACGGGCCGTAGTTCGCCAGATACCGCTCGGCGATGAGCAGGATCACCGCCGAAACGAGGCACGTGGCCGCCACAACGCCGGTGGAGATGAGGACAAACCAGGCTCCGCCCATATCCGCGACCTTCGACTTTGGACTCTTGGACTTTCGACTTTCGACTTTTGACTTTCGACTTTCGACTTCCGACTCTCGGCTACGGCTGCACCATGCCGCTGAAGCCCACGAAGCCCAGGGCGATGATGCCCGCGATGATGAGCGTGATGCCCGGCCCTTCGAGGGCGGCGGGGATTTGCGCGTTCTTGAGCCGCTCGCGGATGCCGGCCATAAGCACGATGGCGAGCATCCAGCCGAAGCCCGAGCCGAAGCCGAACACCAGCCCCTCGGCCACGCCGTAGTTGCGGTTGGTCATGAACAGGGCCGCGCCCAGCACTGCGCAGTTCACGGTGATCAGGGGCAGGAAGATGCCGAGGGCGTAGTAGAGGCCCAGGCTCACCCGCTCGATGAGCATTTCGAGGAACTGCACGAAGGCGGCGATGACGACGATGAAGAGGATGAGCTGGAGGCTCTCGAGGCCGTAGGGCTTGAGCACCCCCACGTAGAGCGCCGCGTTGATGCCGCAGGTGAGCGTGGTGACGAAGGTGACGGCGAGGCCCAGGCCCACCGAGGCCTTCATCTGGCGGCTGATGGCGAGGAACGAGCACATGCCCAGGAAGCGCGTGAGGAGGATGTTGTCGGTCAGCGCGGCGGAGACCAGGATGGTGAGGAGGTGCGCGGCGGAGTGTTCGGTCACTTCTTCGCCTCCTTGGCCTTGCGGGCGGCGTCGAGGCGCAGAGCGTGCGCGCGCGCTGCCCACACCATCAGGGCCAGCACGAAGAATGCGCCCGGCGGCATCACCATGATCGTCCACGACTGCCACCACACGGCGCGGCCCGGCAGCGCCACGCCGAACACGCTGCCGAAGCCGAGCACCTCGCGGAGGAGCGCCACCGTCATCAGGATGCCCGAGTAGCCCAGGCCCGCCCCGATGCCGTCGAGCAGCGACGGCAGCACGGGGTTCTTGGACGCGAACGCCTCGGCCCGGCCCATGATGATGCAGTTGGTGATGATCAGCCCCACGTAGGGCCCGATGACCCGGTGAATGTCGGGGAACTGCGCGCGGAACACAATGTCCACCACGATCACGTAGACCGCCGCCAGCAGCACCTGGACGATCATGCGGACGCGCTGGGGCGTGTAGCGGCGCAGCGCGCTGACGGTCAGGCTCGTCATGGCCGTGGCCCACACGAGGCCGAGGCACATCAGGAGCGTGTTGAACATCAGGTTGGTGACGGCCAGCGACGAGCAGATCCCCAGCACCTGGCGGAAGATGGGGTTGTCGTCCCACAGCTCCGTCACGAACGCCTTCTTCGCCTGTGCAACCGTCGAAGCCATTGAAGGGCTGCCTCTCGATCGTCACGAGGATGAATGGATGGGTGGATGAATGAATGATGGAGGAAGAACAGGCCAGGCCGCTCTTGCATTCATCCCGTCATCCATTCCTCCACCCATCCTCGTTTCTCTTCATTCCCGTGCGCGCGCCATCGCCCGATGGAACTGCCGCAGATTCTCGTCCAGGAAGCGGCCCACGGCGAGCGACGTCTGCGTCGCGCCCGTGATCGCATCCACGTAGCGGCCGGCGCGCGGGTCGCTCGGGCCCGCCGGCGCGCCGCCGCCGACGTAGAGGAACTTGGCCCCCGCGGCCGGCGGCGCGACGTTCAGGCCCTTGAACTGGTCCTGGAACTCCTTCTCCATGATGCGGCCGCCGAGGCCGGGGGTTTCGGCCTGGTCGAGGAACACGAGGCCCGTGACCCGGCGGAGGTCGGGCGTGAGGGCCACGAGGCCCGTGATCCGCGCCCAGAAGCCTGTGCCCGCGAAGCGAAAGGCTCTCGCCTCCACGCTCCCCCCGGGCGCGGCCCGCACGCGAAACACGTCGAACGCCCGCCCCGTCTCGGGGTCGCGGACCGCCGTCCCGCGCTCCACCCGCTGCCGCGCGACGGCCGCGATCTCGGCGGGACTCATCGCCGCCACGTCGCCGAGGCCGAACACGCTCACCAGCGCCCTCTCCTCGCGGAGCGCCTCGTTCTGGCGCACCTTGGCCGCGGTGGCCACCTGGAGCGAGGTGATCGCCGCCGTGAGCACCACCGAGATGGCCGTCGTGAAGCCGAGGACGTAGAGCGGGCTGTTCACGTTGAGCTTCATGCCACGGCCTCGCTCTTCTTCGGCTTCTTGCGGTCGCGCCAGGCCGCGACGGCCATGTCGAGCGACGGCCCCACCGTGTTGCCCAGGAGAATGGAGAACGAGACCGACCCCGGGAACTGGCCGAGCCAGCGGAACAGGATGATCGCCACGCCGATGAAGAGGCCATAGAGCCACATGGCCCCCGGCCGGCGCGGCGCCGACACCGGCTCGGTGACCATGAACACGCAGCCGTAGAGCAGCGAGGCCGAGAACAGCGAGAAGGGCAGCGACGGCACGCGCGACACCCCGAGCACGTGGTGGAGCAGCGCGACCATGGCCGAGGCGGCGAGAATCGGGCTGAGCATGAGCCGCCAGTTGGCCGTCTTCGTCACCAGCAGGTAGAGGCCGGCGAGGAGGATCAGCGGCTCGCACACCTCGCCGATGCTGCCGGCCGCCAGCACCTTCTCGGCCGCGCCCGCCGGGAACGTGCCGCCGATCGAGCCCAGCACGAGATCGAGCAACGGCGGCTCGTAGCCGAAGTCGCGCAGCGCGATGACCGGCGTGGCCGCCGTCACCGCGTCGAGCCCGGTCTTCGCCGCGGCCCCCAGCCACTGGGGCGCCTGGGCGAGCGTGTGGAACGCCCAGTGGCCGAAGCCGCCCGGCCAGCCGCGGAAGGCCGGCACGAAGCTGCCCGTCATGGCAATGGGGAATGCGACGTAGACGAACGCCCGCCCGACAATGGCCG encodes the following:
- a CDS encoding Rnf-Nqr domain containing protein, with product MASTVAQAKKAFVTELWDDNPIFRQVLGICSSLAVTNLMFNTLLMCLGLVWATAMTSLTVSALRRYTPQRVRMIVQVLLAAVYVIVVDIVFRAQFPDIHRVIGPYVGLIITNCIIMGRAEAFASKNPVLPSLLDGIGAGLGYSGILMTVALLREVLGFGSVFGVALPGRAVWWQSWTIMVMPPGAFFVLALMVWAARAHALRLDAARKAKEAKK
- a CDS encoding Rnf-Nqr domain containing protein; amino-acid sequence: MTEHSAAHLLTILVSAALTDNILLTRFLGMCSFLAISRQMKASVGLGLAVTFVTTLTCGINAALYVGVLKPYGLESLQLILFIVVIAAFVQFLEMLIERVSLGLYYALGIFLPLITVNCAVLGAALFMTNRNYGVAEGLVFGFGSGFGWMLAIVLMAGIRERLKNAQIPAALEGPGITLIIAGIIALGFVGFSGMVQP
- a CDS encoding cysteine synthase family protein: MSVMRAIGHTPLVELTNLNGKRPNVRILAKLEGNNPGGSVKDRPAYFMIKAAEESGELTRDKTILEPTSGNTGIALAMIGAAKGYRVKLCMPECVSTERQHVLQAFGAEVVLTCARERTDGAIRLAHRLLAEDPGRYYMPNQFDNPWNIRAHYETTGPEILEQTRGEVDVVVAGMGTTGTLMGISQFLREKKPSARVVGVEPPEGHCIQGLKNMNEAIRPKIYDAGMLHEVVSVDDGEAYETTRLLATREGIFAGMSSGAAVAAALNLAKTMKSGTIVAILPDRGDRYLSTTLFRSICAKCPP
- a CDS encoding FMN-binding protein, whose product is MKLNVNSPLYVLGFTTAISVVLTAAITSLQVATAAKVRQNEALREERALVSVFGLGDVAAMSPAEIAAVARQRVERGTAVRDPETGRAFDVFRVRAAPGGSVEARAFRFAGTGFWARITGLVALTPDLRRVTGLVFLDQAETPGLGGRIMEKEFQDQFKGLNVAPPAAGAKFLYVGGGAPAGPSDPRAGRYVDAITGATQTSLAVGRFLDENLRQFHRAMARARE
- a CDS encoding 2Fe-2S iron-sulfur cluster binding domain-containing protein, with protein sequence MGGAWFVLISTGVVAATCLVSAVILLIAERYLANYGPCTIDINQGARKLEVQGGKPLLATLMQQQIFIPSACGGRGTCAYCKVTITDGAPPVAPTELTLLTPEELKHSVRISCQVKVRNDLAIRIPEHLFLVKQFTGVVERIRDLTHDIKELRIRLVEPAAIEFRPGQYVQLEAPAYGDNPEPVYRAYSISSPPSDQGHIELIIRRVPNGICTTWVFTRLKEGDEVRLNGPYGEFRLTDSDAEMVWIAGGSGMAPFWSMARHMREHGIQRPCTYFFGAVAQRDLFLTDEFRDLEKALPRFRFVPALSGAENDGWSGEKGLITQVVERHLKDGAGKEGYLCGSSGMIDASVKVLKAKGIPEDRIFYDKFT
- a CDS encoding RnfABCDGE type electron transport complex subunit D, encoding MAMSEQKAGALPGSRKPAAGKPQKRFLKQPQMLRMLYALAPLAIAGIYLFGWRVLALLAVCTAAGLATEWLMAARRGAPLTTANFVTIALYTLSLPPTMPFWMAAVGIVVGVLFGKEVFGGFGRNFANPAIVGRAFVYVAFPIAMTGSFVPAFRGWPGGFGHWAFHTLAQAPQWLGAAAKTGLDAVTAATPVIALRDFGYEPPLLDLVLGSIGGTFPAGAAEKVLAAGSIGEVCEPLILLAGLYLLVTKTANWRLMLSPILAASAMVALLHHVLGVSRVPSLPFSLFSASLLYGCVFMVTEPVSAPRRPGAMWLYGLFIGVAIILFRWLGQFPGSVSFSILLGNTVGPSLDMAVAAWRDRKKPKKSEAVA